One stretch of Pelmatolapia mariae isolate MD_Pm_ZW linkage group LG3_W, Pm_UMD_F_2, whole genome shotgun sequence DNA includes these proteins:
- the ap1s1 gene encoding AP-1 complex subunit sigma-1A isoform X1, with protein sequence MMRFMLLFSRQGKLRLQKWYTATAERDKKKMVRELMQIVLARKPKMCSFLEWRDLKIVYKRYASLYFCCAIEEQDNELITLEVIHRFVELLDKYFGSVCELDIIFNFEKAYFILDEFLMGGEIQDTSKKSVLKAIEQADLLQEEDESPRSVLEEMGLA encoded by the exons ATG ATGCGCTTCATGCTGCTGTTCAGCCGGCAGGGCAAGCTGCGACTGCAGAAGTGGTACACAGCCACAGCTGAGCGTGACAAGAAGAAGATGGTCAGGGAGCTGATGCAGATAGTGTTGGCTCGCAAACCAAAGATGTGCAGTTTTCTAGAGTGGCGCGACCTCAAGATTGTCTATAAAAG GTATGCCAGCCTTTATTTCTGTTGTGCCATTGAAGAGCAAGACAATGAGCTGATCACACTCGAAGTTATACACCGATTCGTAGAGTTGCTGGATAAATATTTTGGCAGT gtGTGTGAGCTGGACATCATCTTTAATTTTGAGAAGGCCTACTTCATTTTAGATGAGTTCCTGATGGGAGGAGAGATCCAGGACACATCTAAAAAGAGTGTCCTCAAAGCCATTGAACAAGCTGACCTACTGCAGGAG GAGGACGAATCACCGAGAAGTGTACTGGAGGAGATGGGCTTGGCATAG
- the ap1s1 gene encoding AP-1 complex subunit sigma-1A isoform X2, whose product MRFMLLFSRQGKLRLQKWYTATAERDKKKMVRELMQIVLARKPKMCSFLEWRDLKIVYKRYASLYFCCAIEEQDNELITLEVIHRFVELLDKYFGSVCELDIIFNFEKAYFILDEFLMGGEIQDTSKKSVLKAIEQADLLQEEDESPRSVLEEMGLA is encoded by the exons ATGCGCTTCATGCTGCTGTTCAGCCGGCAGGGCAAGCTGCGACTGCAGAAGTGGTACACAGCCACAGCTGAGCGTGACAAGAAGAAGATGGTCAGGGAGCTGATGCAGATAGTGTTGGCTCGCAAACCAAAGATGTGCAGTTTTCTAGAGTGGCGCGACCTCAAGATTGTCTATAAAAG GTATGCCAGCCTTTATTTCTGTTGTGCCATTGAAGAGCAAGACAATGAGCTGATCACACTCGAAGTTATACACCGATTCGTAGAGTTGCTGGATAAATATTTTGGCAGT gtGTGTGAGCTGGACATCATCTTTAATTTTGAGAAGGCCTACTTCATTTTAGATGAGTTCCTGATGGGAGGAGAGATCCAGGACACATCTAAAAAGAGTGTCCTCAAAGCCATTGAACAAGCTGACCTACTGCAGGAG GAGGACGAATCACCGAGAAGTGTACTGGAGGAGATGGGCTTGGCATAG